Part of the Aciduliprofundum boonei T469 genome is shown below.
AATCGAGCCAGAGTCATCGTAATAAGAGGTGATGCCACCTTCTCTAATTTTGTTTAAAACATCTCTTGCTACTGCATCAAGTCCATCCTTGGCCATGAGTGGGAAAATAGCTACTTTGATGGGTGCAATCTTTGGTTTTAACTTTAAAACTTTGTAGCCCGTATCCTCTCTCTCATAAAAAGAATGCTCAAGTACGGCATACAATATCCTATCGATGCCAAATGAGGGTTCAATCACATGGGGTACGAATCTCTCCCCACCGATGACCTCTTCTTCTATTTTAATTTCGTAGGCATCCCTCGGTATCTTTACATTTTTGCCTTCAATTTCAATTTCTATGTTTCCGTCTACATACTCCATACTTTCGAGTATTTCTGCAATCTTTTTTGCATCTTTTTTGAACATAGGACCCAAAATTTCCATTCTCGCGCGCAGTTTTTTGATTTTTATCTTCTTTGGCTCTTTGAACCTTCGGATTGCAGTCAAGTCCCTGCCAGAATAGGTCATGTGTCTCTTCAAATCGTAATCTCCTCTATCGGCTATACCCGTGACCTCAACCCATCCAGATGATAGGAGTATCTCGCAGTCCCAAGTATCACGAGAATAATGGGCAAGCTCCTCCTTAAAATGCTGACGAAATCTAACACGATTTAAATCTATGCCTAAAGCGTCTAAAAATTTCACAATTTTTGCCATATAGTATCCGATATGGGCGTTCATGAGCTTTCTCTCTACAGCTTCCTTTGGAGATAAATTCAGTTCTTCTCCCTCGCGAGTGAGAAGATGCAAATTCACATCTTCTAAATTATTCAAGATATCCTCATCATAAGGGTCCACGAATAGTTCTATCTCGGCCATATTAAACTCTCTTAATCTTAAGAGTCCCTGTCTGGGACTTATTTCGTTGCGAAATCCCTTGCCTATCTGTGCAACTCCAAGAGGCAATTTTTCTCGATTTAGACGATACATTATTGGGAAATTGACAAATATGCCCTGTGCAGTTTCAGGTCTTAAAAATGCCCGTTTATCGAGACCCACGGTGGTAGAAAACATTAGGTGGAAACTCTCTGGTTCCGTTAATTCTCCCCCACAATCAGGGCATTTTATGCCATGCTCTTTTATCGCCTTTGATATACCTTTTTTGTCTAATTTTTCCGGGTTTTCCACAACTCCTTTTAAAAGTCCATCTGCGCGAAATACATGGCCACATTTTTTGCATCTGACCATATAATCTGCAAATTTTTCAGCATGGCCAGATGCAACATACATAAGTTCAGGGCCAATATTGGGGCCATCAAGCATTAATAATCCATCTTTGATAACAAACTCATCCTTCCATACCTTTAGAATATTCTCTTTGAGCGCTGCTCCCAAGGGACCATAATCGTAAAATCCCCCTAAACCCCCATAAATTTCATAGGATTTCCAGTAAAATCCTCTTCTCTTTGCGATTTCCATTATGTTTGCGCGAGAATCACTCATAATCTACACCCACTAAGGATGCAACTAAATCACTATCGTAAATCATTGCAATTAAATCATCGTGGGTATTTCTTACGGGCAATTGAGAGAAGTTGTTTTTACGCATTATCTTTGCCGCTTCCCAGATTGGGGATTTTGAGAATATGGTGACTGGATCTTTTATCATGGCTTTCTCAACTGGGATTTTAGGTAATGTGACTTTCTCTTCCATATAGAATAATTTTATCACATTGCGAAGCCCTTCCCAAGTCCAAGAGTCCTCATCGTCACCAAGTCCAAGCTCTGAGATGGCAACGCTTTTATCAACTTCTGCCTTCTCAAATAAGTCTCTATCTGTTACTATTCCTTTCAATTTTCCATCGTCATCCACAACGGGAAATGCTGGTAGAGATGAAAGGCTCATAGCGCAGAAAACCACGGGTAGGGGAGTGCAGAGATGCAGGGGAAAGCATGGTTTTGTAACATACTTCTCCACCGGCTCCGATATCTTCCTCTCTTCTATGACTTCCAAGAAATCTTGGGGAGTTATTACTCCAATAACATTTTTTTCATCGTCTACAACAACTATATGCCTCCTCCCATATCTTAGCATAACAGAAGCTGCATACTCAATACTATCATCCTCTTTCACAGTAGGCACATCTCTTCTCATAAGAATTGCGATTTGCTCCTCCCCAGGATTCTCAAAAATATCGCGGCGAGAAACTATACCTAAGAACTTTCCTTCTTCGTTTATAACGGGCACTCCTGTTATATTGTATTTTACAAGAGTTTTTAAAACATCTTTCTTTGTGCCCGGTGCTTTGACGCATATGGGGTTTCTGGACATTATATCGCTCACCTTTGTTTTCAAAGCTATCACCACCTACCCAAAAAAATTACTTATACATAAACTTATTTGAGAGAACCAATGTTATTTGCTAGATCTTCTAAGGATAGAAAATTGAAATCAGCTTTAGTATTTGCCGGGGGAGTGGCGCCGAATCCTCTTCTTTTTATCCACACAGTTTTCACTCCTAATTTTTTTGCGGGAATTATGTCATGGTAGATACTCTGAGCAGTGTGAAACCAATTGGATTTATCTACCTGCATAATATCCTTGGCATATTTGAATACCCTCAAATCTGGTTTATAAGCTCTAACCATTTCTGCGGTGATGATAAAATCAAAATCCACACCTAAATTTTTAATGGTCTCTTCAATAATATCGTTATCCACATTTGAGATTATTGCAATTCTAAAATCTTCCTTTATTCTCATCAATGCATTCTTTGAATCTGAAAATGCTGGCCAATTGGGTATGCTCTTTACCAAGGCATATTTCTCCTCCTCTTCAAGCTTAATACCCAGAACTCTCCCAATTTCACCCATTACTTCTTTTAAAATCTCTTTGTATGGCTTGTACTCCTTTTCTGCTCTTGATTCTATCTGGGCATACAGAGAAAGAATGCTCTCTCTTCTCTTGTTTATCCCTCTTCTTGCAAGAATCTTGTTAATGGTATTCCATATACCTTCCTCCCAGTCAATCAGAGTTCCATAGCAGTCAAAGGACATAACTGGTTTCATAGTTTATCTAAAAACTACAAATACATAAAAGTTCTTACTTTCCACTATGAATCGAAATATTAGGGCAGTAAAATGGTTCCTTAAAACCTACTTGGATTATGATCGTCCGGTTTATGGGTCTTTTAAAGTCACGCATCGCTGCAATATGCAGTGTCCATTTTGCAATGTTTGGAATGATAGAACTCCTGAATTGCCCACCAAGGATGTTTTTAAGATAATAGATCGACTTGCAGAATCTACTGTTACTGTGCTAAGCTTAGAGGGGGGCGAGCCCACACTCCGTAAGGATATATTGGATATAATTAAATACGCTCACGACCAATCTTTTTATCTATTTATGACTACCAATGGAACTCTTCTACATAAATTGCCTTTAGAGGAATATGCAAAATATCTTGATTTTCTCCACATATCCATTGATGAGGGTCATAATAATCTCTATCTATTTGAAGAACTGCACAAATACACTTCAAAGATAAAAATCACTGTGCAAACTGTAGTTACGAAAAATGATATTGATGCTATGGAATGGAAGGTGAAGAAAGTAAAGGAAGCTGGGGCTAGGATACTTCTAATGCCTGCCGTTGCGTTGCCTGGAGCTTTTAATCTGGCTCCCCCAAGAGAGAAAATATACAAGGAATTGAAGAGATTAAAAAATAAGTATGGAAGCACTATCGTAACAAGTGATGCTTTCATAGATAGTTTGATTAAAGATTATCGATGTAAATCTTTCTCTGTTATGATAGAATGCAATGGCGATATCATATATCCTTGCAGTGTAATAGGATGGAAAGTAGGAAATCTTCTGGAAGAGGACTTGGAAAGCATTTTGATGTCCGAGAAGGCAAAGCAAGCTAGGGAGGCCATGTATAAATGCACGAGAAGATGCATGCTCTATTTGCATGCCGAGACATCAAATTTCAATAACATTTTTAATCTTGGTAAGTATGCTCTAAGCACAATAAGCGGATATATGAGGCGATAGATATGGTAGTAGGGGATAATATTGGCAGGCGGCTATGGAAAGAGATTGAAGCCCATAACAGACTATGTACCGAAGCCCTTGGTGGAGATAAAAGAAGGTTATACAATTTTAGACAAGCAAATATTGGATTTGAAGTATGCAGGTGTAGATGAGGTATACCTGCTTGTGGGCTATTTGTGGGAGAAGATAAAGGAAAGGTATGGGGATATGTGGAATGGAGTTAAGGTAATTATTTAGTGGAAGATGAGCCTAGAGGGACATTGTGGGCTTTAAGAAATGCATTTTCAAAATTGGAAGAGGATGCGGTTGTCAGAAATGGAGATGTGGTGGCAGATTTCAATATAAGGGAAATGCTTGAGAGAGCAAGAAAGAATGAGAATGCCTTGCTGACCATAGCAGGTACCAGAATGCGCTCGCCCTACGGCATAATAGATTTCAAGGACGATTTAATACTCTCCTTCAGGGAGAAACCCGTATTGGATTACTACATAAATGCAGGGATTTATTACATAAAGAAAGAGGCCTATGAGTATTTCAATAGGGAGTTTACGGATAAGGCTGTGGAGCGCACGGTATTTCCACTTTTAGCAGAAATGAGGAGGGCATACATATTCCGCGAAGACAATGTATTCTGGCAGAGTGTGGACAGTTTGAAGGATTTGGAGAGGGTAAGAGAGGAGTACAAGAACAGGGAAGACAAGCCGTGGGGGTATGAGAAGATGATAATATTGACTGATAAGTACATGGTAAAAGAGCTGTACATAAAGAAGGGATATGAGACCTCAATGCACTATCATCCAAGGAAGGATGAGACAATGCACATAATGTATGGGCAGGGATATATAGAAGTGGAGGGCGAGAAAAATGTGGTGCGTAAAAACGATGTTTTCAGGATTCCACCGAATAAGAAGCATAGGATAGTGGCAGTGGAGAATATGCTTCTCTACGAGTATTCAACTCCTCATCCTGATGACACTGTGCGCTTGGAGGACCCATAC
Proteins encoded:
- the glyS gene encoding glycine--tRNA ligase, whose amino-acid sequence is MSDSRANIMEIAKRRGFYWKSYEIYGGLGGFYDYGPLGAALKENILKVWKDEFVIKDGLLMLDGPNIGPELMYVASGHAEKFADYMVRCKKCGHVFRADGLLKGVVENPEKLDKKGISKAIKEHGIKCPDCGGELTEPESFHLMFSTTVGLDKRAFLRPETAQGIFVNFPIMYRLNREKLPLGVAQIGKGFRNEISPRQGLLRLREFNMAEIELFVDPYDEDILNNLEDVNLHLLTREGEELNLSPKEAVERKLMNAHIGYYMAKIVKFLDALGIDLNRVRFRQHFKEELAHYSRDTWDCEILLSSGWVEVTGIADRGDYDLKRHMTYSGRDLTAIRRFKEPKKIKIKKLRARMEILGPMFKKDAKKIAEILESMEYVDGNIEIEIEGKNVKIPRDAYEIKIEEEVIGGERFVPHVIEPSFGIDRILYAVLEHSFYEREDTGYKVLKLKPKIAPIKVAIFPLMAKDGLDAVARDVLNKIREGGITSYYDDSGSIGRRYARADEIGVPFCITVDYESLKDNTVTIRERDSAKQKRVRIDAIPKILEDLVDERVDFESL
- a CDS encoding CBS domain-containing protein; translated protein: MIALKTKVSDIMSRNPICVKAPGTKKDVLKTLVKYNITGVPVINEEGKFLGIVSRRDIFENPGEEQIAILMRRDVPTVKEDDSIEYAASVMLRYGRRHIVVVDDEKNVIGVITPQDFLEVIEERKISEPVEKYVTKPCFPLHLCTPLPVVFCAMSLSSLPAFPVVDDDGKLKGIVTDRDLFEKAEVDKSVAISELGLGDDEDSWTWEGLRNVIKLFYMEEKVTLPKIPVEKAMIKDPVTIFSKSPIWEAAKIMRKNNFSQLPVRNTHDDLIAMIYDSDLVASLVGVDYE
- a CDS encoding haloacid dehalogenase type II; this encodes MKPVMSFDCYGTLIDWEEGIWNTINKILARRGINKRRESILSLYAQIESRAEKEYKPYKEILKEVMGEIGRVLGIKLEEEEKYALVKSIPNWPAFSDSKNALMRIKEDFRIAIISNVDNDIIEETIKNLGVDFDFIITAEMVRAYKPDLRVFKYAKDIMQVDKSNWFHTAQSIYHDIIPAKKLGVKTVWIKRRGFGATPPANTKADFNFLSLEDLANNIGSLK
- a CDS encoding radical SAM protein yields the protein MNRNIRAVKWFLKTYLDYDRPVYGSFKVTHRCNMQCPFCNVWNDRTPELPTKDVFKIIDRLAESTVTVLSLEGGEPTLRKDILDIIKYAHDQSFYLFMTTNGTLLHKLPLEEYAKYLDFLHISIDEGHNNLYLFEELHKYTSKIKITVQTVVTKNDIDAMEWKVKKVKEAGARILLMPAVALPGAFNLAPPREKIYKELKRLKNKYGSTIVTSDAFIDSLIKDYRCKSFSVMIECNGDIIYPCSVIGWKVGNLLEEDLESILMSEKAKQAREAMYKCTRRCMLYLHAETSNFNNIFNLGKYALSTISGYMRR